One region of Syntrophobacter fumaroxidans MPOB genomic DNA includes:
- a CDS encoding DUF1566 domain-containing protein — translation MRDNLTGLIWLKDVNCKKFYAGDTGTSNSRSWNSALVSANRLKSGYCGLSDGSVAGNWRLPNVRELESLTAYRFWDPALSNRAGTGHWSEGDPFLGVTWARTPWSSTTCAANSNTAWIYDFSFGYPAGASKTGSWGVWPVR, via the coding sequence GTGAGGGATAACCTGACAGGCCTGATCTGGCTGAAGGATGTGAACTGCAAGAAGTTCTATGCCGGCGATACGGGCACGAGCAACTCTCGAAGCTGGAACAGCGCCCTCGTCTCCGCAAACAGGTTGAAAAGTGGCTATTGCGGCCTCAGCGACGGCTCAGTTGCGGGCAATTGGCGCCTGCCCAATGTGAGGGAGTTGGAAAGCCTGACGGCCTACCGATTCTGGGATCCGGCTTTGTCGAACAGGGCTGGAACCGGGCATTGGAGCGAGGGAGATCCTTTCCTGGGCGTAACCTGGGCAAGAACTCCCTGGTCTTCAACCACTTGTGCAGCCAATTCGAACACTGCCTGGATCTACGACTTCAGCTTCGGCTATCCGGCCGGCGCTTCAAAAACCGGTTCGTGGGGGGTGTGGCCGGTTCGATGA
- a CDS encoding MGH1-like glycoside hydrolase domain-containing protein, which yields MTAESIRLEESRAGKADWKKWGPYLSERQWGTVREDYSENGDAWNYFTHDQARSRTYRWGEDGIAGLSDNKQRFCFALALWNGRDPILKERLFGLTNSEGNHGEDVKEYYFYLDSTPTHSYMKFLYKYPQAAFPYEDLVETNGRRTRDEMEYELLDTGVFDGDRYFDVFVEYAKKGTEDILVQITAVNRGPEEAQLHLLPTLWFRNDWASWISRPSEKPRLRQIDGSPGVMAAVGAHPLGGEYTLYCQGDVPLLFTENETNNERLFPDYPNAGPYVKDGINNCVVLGQQGAVNPEKAGTKLAAHYRLTLGPGQSARVRLRLVGGPPAGKGRKTKASASPFGPDFDETMTARIREADEFYRSVTPPSVSPDAANVMRQAIAGMMWSKQFYFFDGDQWLDEHRANPLHTGSREFRNREWFHMMNEDIISMPDKWEYPWYAAWDLAFHTLPIAIADPDFAKEQMELMLRGVYLHPSGQIPAYEWNFSDVNPPVHAWATLFLHRTEQALRGTVDLDFLKTAFNKLLLNFTWWVNRKDRFGKNVFDGGFLGLDNIGVFDRSAPLPTGGHLEQADGTAWMALFTQNMAELAVELATHDRAYEDMVVKFIEHFYYIAGAMNRPGQEGMWDEEDGFYYDILRLPDGSAQRLKVRSMVGLLPLCATTVVDKWQRERIPRAMGQLHERLRRMPELMEPIHPTGPGHFGVAERGIIALVNPERLQRILTRMLDEDEFLSPYGIRSLSKFHDRHPYIFHVHGQEHRVDYLPAESNTGMFGGNSNWRGPIWMPVNALIIRALLSFYLYYGDNFKIECPTGSGKMMNLFEVSKEIADRLTRIFTRDESGRRPVYGGTQKFQSDPLWRDHIHFYEYFHGDNGAGLGASHQTGWTGLVAKFIQLYGLIEPQKALEAGKEAAFRKGS from the coding sequence ATGACCGCAGAATCCATACGGCTGGAGGAATCCCGCGCAGGAAAGGCGGACTGGAAGAAGTGGGGGCCGTATCTCAGCGAGCGGCAGTGGGGGACGGTCCGCGAGGATTACAGCGAAAATGGCGACGCCTGGAACTATTTCACGCACGACCAGGCGCGCTCGCGGACCTACCGCTGGGGTGAGGACGGCATCGCCGGCCTTTCCGACAACAAGCAGCGGTTCTGCTTTGCCCTGGCCCTTTGGAACGGCAGGGACCCCATTCTCAAGGAACGCCTCTTCGGCTTGACCAACAGCGAGGGCAACCACGGCGAGGACGTCAAGGAGTATTACTTCTACCTCGACAGCACGCCGACCCACTCCTACATGAAGTTTCTTTACAAGTACCCCCAGGCCGCATTCCCCTACGAGGACCTGGTGGAGACGAACGGCCGGCGCACCCGGGACGAGATGGAATACGAGCTCCTCGACACCGGTGTCTTCGACGGCGACCGCTATTTCGACGTTTTCGTTGAATACGCCAAAAAGGGCACTGAAGACATCCTGGTGCAAATTACCGCTGTAAACCGAGGACCGGAAGAGGCCCAACTGCACCTCTTGCCGACCCTGTGGTTCCGCAACGACTGGGCTTCGTGGATTTCAAGGCCGTCGGAGAAACCGCGGCTCCGGCAAATAGACGGGTCACCGGGCGTGATGGCGGCTGTTGGCGCACATCCGCTCGGAGGCGAATACACCCTGTACTGCCAGGGAGATGTGCCGCTGCTCTTCACCGAAAACGAAACGAACAATGAGCGGCTCTTCCCCGATTACCCAAACGCCGGCCCGTACGTGAAAGACGGCATAAACAACTGCGTGGTGCTGGGTCAGCAGGGCGCGGTGAACCCCGAGAAGGCGGGAACGAAATTGGCCGCCCACTACCGGCTCACCTTAGGCCCCGGCCAATCGGCGAGGGTGCGGCTGCGGCTCGTCGGAGGGCCCCCTGCCGGAAAAGGCCGGAAAACAAAAGCCTCCGCATCCCCGTTCGGGCCGGACTTTGACGAGACTATGACGGCCCGCATCCGGGAGGCGGACGAGTTCTACCGGTCGGTGACCCCGCCTTCGGTCTCCCCGGACGCGGCCAACGTCATGCGCCAAGCCATCGCCGGCATGATGTGGAGCAAGCAGTTCTATTTCTTCGACGGTGACCAATGGCTGGACGAACACCGCGCCAACCCGCTCCATACGGGGAGCCGGGAGTTCCGGAACCGGGAGTGGTTCCACATGATGAACGAGGACATCATCTCGATGCCCGACAAGTGGGAGTACCCCTGGTACGCCGCCTGGGACCTCGCCTTTCACACGCTGCCCATCGCCATCGCCGATCCCGACTTCGCCAAGGAGCAGATGGAGCTGATGCTCCGTGGAGTCTACCTGCATCCCAGCGGCCAGATCCCCGCCTACGAGTGGAACTTCAGCGACGTGAATCCCCCGGTCCACGCCTGGGCGACACTTTTCCTGCACCGCACCGAGCAGGCCCTGCGCGGCACAGTCGACCTGGACTTTCTCAAGACCGCCTTCAACAAACTCTTGCTGAACTTCACCTGGTGGGTGAACCGAAAGGACCGCTTCGGCAAGAACGTCTTCGACGGAGGCTTCCTGGGGCTCGACAACATCGGCGTCTTCGACCGCAGCGCCCCGCTTCCGACGGGAGGCCACCTCGAGCAGGCGGACGGAACGGCGTGGATGGCCCTTTTCACTCAGAACATGGCGGAGCTCGCCGTGGAGCTCGCCACTCACGACCGCGCCTACGAGGACATGGTCGTAAAATTCATAGAGCACTTCTACTATATCGCCGGCGCCATGAACCGTCCCGGTCAGGAGGGCATGTGGGACGAGGAAGACGGCTTTTACTACGACATTCTGAGACTTCCCGACGGCAGCGCCCAGAGGCTCAAGGTGCGTTCGATGGTGGGTCTCTTGCCCCTTTGCGCCACCACGGTCGTCGACAAATGGCAGAGGGAACGCATTCCGCGGGCGATGGGACAATTGCATGAGCGTCTGCGCCGCATGCCGGAGCTTATGGAGCCGATTCACCCCACGGGGCCGGGTCATTTCGGCGTGGCGGAGCGGGGGATCATCGCTCTGGTCAACCCGGAACGGCTCCAGCGCATCCTCACCAGGATGCTTGACGAGGACGAGTTCCTGAGCCCCTACGGCATCCGCTCGCTCTCCAAGTTCCACGACCGGCACCCGTACATCTTCCACGTGCACGGCCAGGAACATCGGGTGGACTACCTGCCGGCCGAGTCGAACACCGGTATGTTCGGCGGCAACTCCAACTGGCGGGGGCCGATCTGGATGCCGGTGAACGCGCTCATCATCCGGGCGCTTCTGAGTTTCTACCTTTATTACGGCGATAACTTCAAAATTGAATGCCCCACGGGGTCCGGCAAGATGATGAACCTCTTCGAAGTGAGCAAGGAGATCGCCGACCGGCTCACTCGAATCTTCACCCGCGACGAATCCGGCCGACGGCCTGTCTATGGCGGGACGCAGAAGTTTCAGAGCGACCCCCTCTGGCGCGATCACATTCACTTCTACGAGTACTTCCACGGTGATAACGGTGCGGGGCTTGGAGCAAGCCACCAGACCGGCTGGACCGGGCTCGTGGCCAAATTTATCCAGCTCTACGGTCTCATCGAGCCCCAAAAGGCTCTCGAGGCGGGTAAGGAGGCCGCGTTTCGCAAGGGCTCCTGA
- a CDS encoding serine hydrolase domain-containing protein, with protein sequence MASPKITGTDRHLHLRPRRSCDNGDLPLAYAATIAASGAEIVKELAGSESKTTAVSVALVDHERLLWAEAFGSIDRAHGAAPTTETLFCIASCSKVIAAVAAMILVDRGMVELDAPLVRYVTDFRMADDEPWRDITVRMLLNHSSGLPGIHFPNVLTVVPFHGYAAQVRDMLATERLKHAPGEMAVYGNDGFMLVECLVTAVTGQPYTEFVEQEILKPLGMNHSRFALEPFAPGSFAPGLDEAGRPEPQEYTNIYSSGLFSTPSDLGNLAMMFLNGGRRGGRRILSAAAVAEMGRDQTVNLAFNPVTDHHVHFGLGWDGILQGGLAAAGVTGWHKAGDADHYHSYFIVAPDERLAVVVMVTNSMGIGSIATPLAERVLLHALAERGRIARLPVPPEPATLPAIPAGDGEPAAFTGIYAGSYGLYRLDVGADRTLTLSSFVNDRWHPAPEGLRLRQDGRFVADSCPERAYRGFVAAGRRYLAVRAPFGMGHYDMELPVGHELLPGQPLSARWQARVGRRWLTANEPCSAFLALGRQPPLICLGEVQGLEGYLAVSLRSAGLDLAQVVDPRDSDHVARMCLKIPIDNGWGLSDLVIEAREGEEWILWCGTRYRPLETVPAPESGRGTVTIGPEGLGEWFRCPAASALTLAGACSWYLYNAEFDLKDWGMGEKTIVGSVDDGSYLLLYGAPGTTVTLTLQP encoded by the coding sequence GTGGCGAGCCCCAAAATTACCGGCACTGACCGGCACCTACACTTACGGCCCCGTCGCAGTTGCGATAACGGCGATCTGCCGCTCGCGTATGCTGCCACTATCGCCGCTTCCGGCGCCGAGATCGTGAAGGAACTGGCCGGGAGTGAGAGCAAGACGACAGCCGTCTCCGTCGCCCTCGTCGATCACGAGCGCCTCCTCTGGGCGGAGGCGTTCGGCTCCATCGACCGGGCCCACGGTGCAGCGCCTACCACGGAAACCCTCTTCTGCATCGCTTCCTGCAGCAAGGTGATCGCCGCGGTTGCCGCGATGATCCTGGTCGATCGAGGGATGGTGGAACTCGATGCCCCGCTGGTCCGCTACGTGACCGATTTCCGCATGGCCGACGACGAACCGTGGCGTGACATCACCGTGCGCATGCTGCTCAACCACTCGTCCGGACTCCCCGGCATCCATTTCCCAAACGTTCTCACCGTTGTGCCGTTCCATGGTTACGCCGCCCAGGTTCGGGACATGCTGGCCACCGAACGCCTCAAGCACGCGCCGGGCGAGATGGCGGTGTACGGCAACGACGGCTTTATGCTGGTCGAATGCCTGGTCACCGCAGTCACCGGTCAGCCATACACCGAGTTCGTCGAGCAGGAAATCCTGAAACCGCTGGGGATGAATCACAGTCGCTTCGCCCTGGAACCCTTTGCCCCCGGCAGCTTTGCCCCCGGGCTGGATGAAGCGGGGCGGCCCGAGCCGCAGGAATACACCAACATCTATTCCAGCGGCCTCTTCTCGACGCCGAGCGATCTGGGAAACCTGGCGATGATGTTCCTCAATGGCGGCCGGCGGGGGGGCCGGCGCATTCTCTCCGCAGCAGCCGTGGCCGAGATGGGTCGGGACCAGACCGTGAACCTGGCGTTCAACCCGGTCACGGATCATCACGTCCACTTTGGCCTCGGCTGGGACGGCATACTTCAGGGGGGGCTGGCGGCCGCGGGGGTGACGGGGTGGCACAAGGCGGGCGACGCCGATCATTATCACAGCTATTTCATCGTCGCCCCCGACGAGCGCCTCGCGGTCGTGGTCATGGTCACCAACAGCATGGGGATAGGGAGCATCGCCACTCCCCTGGCCGAGCGGGTTCTGCTCCACGCGCTGGCCGAGCGGGGGCGCATCGCCCGGTTGCCGGTGCCGCCGGAACCCGCCACTCTCCCGGCCATCCCGGCCGGTGACGGGGAACCGGCTGCCTTCACCGGCATCTACGCCGGCAGCTACGGCCTGTATCGGCTGGATGTCGGTGCCGATCGCACCCTGACCCTCTCGAGCTTCGTCAACGATCGTTGGCACCCCGCTCCTGAAGGACTCAGGCTTCGTCAGGATGGTCGCTTCGTGGCCGACAGCTGTCCCGAGAGGGCATACCGCGGATTTGTGGCAGCCGGCCGCCGTTATCTGGCCGTGCGTGCCCCGTTCGGGATGGGGCACTACGATATGGAACTCCCCGTCGGCCATGAACTCCTCCCCGGCCAGCCCCTGTCGGCCCGGTGGCAGGCGCGCGTCGGCAGGCGGTGGCTGACGGCCAATGAACCTTGCAGCGCCTTTCTGGCTCTGGGGCGGCAGCCTCCCCTGATTTGCCTGGGAGAGGTCCAGGGTCTTGAAGGGTACCTCGCCGTATCGCTCCGTTCAGCGGGACTTGACCTGGCACAGGTCGTCGATCCGAGGGATAGTGATCATGTCGCCCGTATGTGTCTCAAGATTCCCATCGACAACGGGTGGGGGCTCAGTGATCTGGTGATCGAGGCGAGGGAGGGAGAGGAATGGATTCTCTGGTGCGGCACCCGGTACCGCCCGCTGGAGACCGTCCCCGCTCCGGAGTCGGGGCGCGGCACGGTGACGATCGGCCCCGAAGGGCTGGGCGAGTGGTTCCGGTGCCCGGCGGCTTCAGCTCTGACCCTGGCCGGCGCGTGCTCGTGGTATCTATATAATGCGGAATTCGATCTCAAGGACTGGGGCATGGGGGAGAAGACCATTGTCGGTTCGGTCGACGATGGTTCCTACCTGCTCCTGTACGGCGCGCCGGGAACGACCGTCACGCTGACGCTGCAACCTTGA